Proteins from a genomic interval of Rosa chinensis cultivar Old Blush chromosome 2, RchiOBHm-V2, whole genome shotgun sequence:
- the LOC112185178 gene encoding uncharacterized protein LOC112185178 — protein MADQWQTKCRRNDDRVLFTFTDPLDVDRVWKGGPWGYNRAPVTVAPYDGITLVEDVPLKKSSYRMTLQGVPPAFRSEYIMRLIGSTLGEFKEYDRPAFLTRVLRIRVEIDYEKPLLFRRRFLVEDEVQILVQFRYDKLFGRCGTCGLVTLVGLPCSGPELVEDSDAPVGVVAQPTALTVLQGHAAPNPNADRIVINNQTLIFKAQIPRSIPKTLLLASVVAMRRNRRQVQIRELNQPRLDENPITGQRRARETDEGPSSNKEQTKRKRGRPIGSVNKLPYGTAGKGKNAKKDEDQKRARRPT, from the exons ATGGCGGATCAATGGCAGACTAAGTGTCGAAGAAATGATGACAGGGTCTTGTTCACCTTCACTGACCCATTGGATGTGGACAGAGTGTGGAAAGGAGGACCCTGGGGATACAATAGAGCTCCGGTAACCGTAGCGCCATATGATGGCATCACTCTGGTAGAAGACGTGCCCCTGAAGAAATCATCCTACCGGATGACGCTGCAAGGAGTACCGCCTGCGTTCCGGTCTGAGTACATCATGCGTCTGATCGGAAGTACACTGGGCGAGTTCAAGGAATACGACCGACCTGCATTCCTGACTCGAGTCCTGCGTATCAGAGTCGAGATTGATTATGAGAAGCCTCTACTCTTTCGTCGGCGATTTTTGGTTGAAGACGAAGTCCAGATTCTGGTGCAATTCAGGTATGACAAACTCTTTGGTCGTTGTGGAACTTGTGGACTAGTCACTCTTGTCGGCCTTCCCTGCTCAGGGCCGGAACTGGTTGAAGATAGTGACGCACCAGTGGGGGTGGTGGCACAACCCACGGCTCTGACGGTGCTACAAGGTCATGCCGCACCGAACCCTAATGCTGACAGGATCGTGATTAACAATCAAACCTTGATTTTTAAGGCCCAGATACCAAGGAGTATACCAAAAACTCTCCTCCTTGCATCTGTGGTAGCCATGCGTCGTAACCGAAGACAGGTGCAAATTAGGGAACTCAATCAACCAAGGCTTGATGAAAACCCAATTACAGGACAACGTCGAGCTAGGGAAACTGATGAG GGACCTTCAAGCAACAAGGAACAAACTAAAAGGAAGAGAGGACGCCCCATTGGCAGTGTGAATAAGCTACCATACGGAACAGctggaaaaggaaaaaatgcaaagaaagacGAAGATCAGAAAAGAGCAAGAAGACCAACCTGA